One genomic window of Nakamurella panacisegetis includes the following:
- a CDS encoding GAF and ANTAR domain-containing protein, translated as MSDIASNQPDAAHGRRPGFAGEVARYALSFSDEERDVDDTLVHITQGAVRLIPGAQFAAVLIPMRPGRIDPQVILGDGLPDVVLNLQNAAGQGPCLEAIDTGRQISVGNVATESRWPQFSRPAGAAGIASISSTPMIVERHTIGVLTLISTVSDAFDDESNSLARIFGAHAAIALSGARLTANMTAALSSRDIIGQAKGILMERFKVTPDVAFTMLVKASSHTNVKLRTLCEDLSSTGHFPNPN; from the coding sequence TTGTCCGACATTGCTTCCAACCAGCCCGACGCCGCACACGGCAGGCGACCAGGATTCGCCGGTGAAGTGGCCCGGTACGCGCTGTCGTTCAGCGATGAAGAACGCGATGTGGACGACACTCTGGTCCACATCACCCAAGGTGCGGTCAGGTTGATCCCCGGTGCGCAATTCGCGGCAGTGTTGATACCGATGCGCCCTGGACGGATCGACCCCCAAGTCATCCTGGGAGACGGTCTGCCGGACGTCGTGCTGAACCTGCAGAATGCGGCCGGTCAGGGTCCTTGCCTGGAGGCGATCGACACCGGCCGGCAGATCTCCGTCGGCAACGTCGCCACTGAGTCCAGGTGGCCGCAATTCTCCCGACCGGCCGGCGCAGCCGGAATCGCGTCGATCTCGTCCACACCCATGATCGTCGAACGACACACCATCGGCGTCCTGACGTTGATTTCCACCGTCAGCGACGCATTTGACGACGAGTCCAACAGCCTGGCGCGGATCTTCGGTGCCCACGCCGCCATCGCCCTGTCAGGTGCGCGGCTCACTGCGAACATGACGGCCGCCCTGTCCAGCCGCGACATCATCGGCCAGGCCAAAGGCATCCTGATGGAGCGGTTCAAGGTCACTCCGGACGTAGCGTTCACCATGCTGGTCAAGGCGTCCTCGCACACCAACGTGAAACTGCGCACCCTGTGCGAGGACCTGTCCTCGACTGGCCACTTCCCGAACCCAAACTGA
- a CDS encoding maleylpyruvate isomerase family mycothiol-dependent enzyme, with protein MANPTWDLIHAERRQLVNDLRTLTPEQWRTTSLCPDWTIHQMLGHIVALTKQTPPKFFTKLAVSGFRFDKMVAADVAKQSAGTPADTLAELTRHITDTTAPPGPVDSWVGEMVVHGADIRRPLGLTYVPPVATTRQVADFYKNSNLLIGSKRRINGVQLIATDTDWTHGIGPKVQGPILSLVQAMTGRSVAIADLTGEGVTLLSARMAPHTSD; from the coding sequence ATGGCGAATCCAACATGGGATCTCATTCACGCCGAACGCCGCCAGTTGGTCAACGACCTGCGGACGCTGACGCCGGAACAGTGGCGAACGACATCGTTGTGCCCGGACTGGACCATCCACCAGATGCTCGGTCACATTGTTGCCCTAACCAAGCAGACACCGCCGAAATTCTTCACCAAACTTGCCGTCTCCGGCTTTCGGTTCGACAAAATGGTGGCCGCCGACGTAGCGAAGCAGTCGGCAGGCACGCCCGCGGATACCCTGGCCGAACTGACCCGGCACATCACCGACACCACTGCCCCGCCCGGACCGGTCGATTCCTGGGTCGGCGAGATGGTCGTGCACGGCGCCGACATCCGGCGGCCACTGGGTCTGACATATGTCCCCCCGGTCGCCACCACACGTCAGGTAGCCGACTTCTACAAGAACTCCAACCTGCTCATCGGATCGAAGCGCCGGATCAACGGCGTCCAACTGATCGCCACCGACACCGACTGGACGCACGGCATCGGCCCGAAGGTACAGGGTCCGATCCTGTCCCTGGTGCAGGCAATGACCGGCCGCTCCGTAGCGATAGCCGATCTCACAGGTGAAGGCGTGACGCTTCTGTCGGCCAGGATGGCCCCACATACCTCGGACTGA
- a CDS encoding PAS domain-containing protein codes for MSADADSAKERDLTQLVESLDALPDALLLLDAHGVVTWASSATSDVLVWAPAELVRRSIAVVALEENIEQHRHLLDEVLRTGRAVAFSAQRRRGDGQIVEVWVSMGPIRDAATGETVGTCASVRRVTPEVRLQTQLTPQDESPRHVRTLLLLGKMESWRVRRSGTRPS; via the coding sequence GTGTCTGCTGACGCCGACAGTGCAAAGGAACGCGACCTCACGCAGCTCGTCGAGAGCCTGGACGCGTTGCCCGATGCACTACTGCTCCTTGACGCTCACGGGGTCGTGACGTGGGCCAGTTCGGCCACCTCCGACGTGCTGGTATGGGCGCCGGCCGAACTCGTACGGCGGTCGATCGCCGTCGTGGCGCTGGAGGAGAACATCGAGCAGCATCGGCACCTGCTGGACGAGGTGCTCCGAACGGGTAGGGCGGTGGCCTTCTCGGCGCAGCGGCGACGCGGCGACGGGCAGATCGTCGAGGTCTGGGTGTCCATGGGTCCGATACGTGATGCCGCGACCGGGGAGACGGTCGGTACCTGTGCGTCCGTGCGGCGCGTGACCCCAGAGGTACGGTTGCAGACCCAGCTGACGCCGCAGGATGAGTCACCCCGGCATGTCCGGACACTCCTCTTGTTAGGAAAGATGGAGTCATGGCGAGTACGTCGAAGCGGTACCCGGCCGAGTTGA
- a CDS encoding DDE-type integrase/transposase/recombinase produces the protein MTPEQIISHRRTQVLVQAGKVGVAEACRRAGVSRQSYYRWASRASKYGTAALLPKTRRPPVMPNAMTAQEVSTVLAVAIANPTLGARQLLRHLANQDVQRSASGVQKVLHRHQLGARRQRVAALAWITAAEHGQVTDAALQGPFGFCLAAARPGMNVALDSFYVGTLKGVGTIWQFTTIDICTRWSIASLIVGDKTAAGAATFLDHLIVEFDRIGVPVTGVLTDNGPEFTGRDFRDHAADLGVTHHRIPPRSPNHNAVCERVQGTLLHEFYRPFFHRARIDRVADLDAGLQRALHDYNHHRPNHGAYMKGQTPRQMLNEKSAAK, from the coding sequence GTGACCCCAGAACAGATCATCTCCCATCGACGTACCCAGGTACTCGTCCAGGCCGGAAAGGTGGGCGTGGCGGAGGCGTGCCGGCGGGCCGGTGTGTCCCGGCAGTCGTACTACCGGTGGGCCAGCAGGGCGTCCAAGTACGGCACGGCGGCGTTGCTGCCCAAGACCCGCCGTCCGCCGGTGATGCCTAACGCGATGACCGCCCAGGAGGTGTCCACGGTGTTGGCCGTGGCCATCGCGAACCCGACCCTGGGGGCGCGGCAGCTGCTGCGCCACCTGGCCAACCAGGACGTGCAGCGCTCGGCTTCCGGGGTCCAGAAGGTCCTGCACCGCCACCAGCTCGGTGCCCGCCGGCAGCGGGTCGCTGCGCTGGCCTGGATCACCGCCGCCGAGCACGGGCAGGTCACCGACGCCGCCCTGCAGGGGCCGTTCGGGTTTTGCCTGGCCGCGGCCCGGCCCGGGATGAACGTGGCGTTGGACAGCTTCTACGTGGGCACACTTAAAGGTGTGGGAACGATCTGGCAGTTCACCACGATCGACATCTGCACCCGCTGGAGCATCGCCTCGCTGATCGTCGGCGACAAGACCGCCGCCGGCGCGGCGACGTTCCTGGATCATCTGATCGTCGAGTTCGACCGGATCGGCGTACCCGTCACCGGCGTCCTCACCGACAACGGTCCGGAGTTCACCGGCCGCGACTTCCGCGACCACGCCGCCGACCTCGGCGTCACCCACCACCGGATCCCGCCGCGCTCGCCGAACCACAACGCCGTCTGCGAACGGGTCCAGGGCACCCTGCTGCACGAGTTCTACCGGCCGTTTTTCCACCGCGCCCGCATCGACCGGGTCGCCGACCTGGACGCCGGTCTGCAGCGGGCGCTGCACGACTACAACCACCACAGACCCAACCACGGCGCCTACATGAAAGGACAGACCCCACGGCAGATGCTCAACGAGAAATCCGCGGCCAAATAG
- a CDS encoding AI-2E family transporter: MSWLVEHRWPRWAGVVLMLLLILCVVGGFLAAAIPPLITQRQQLIDNAPTYLQHAQAHNSFIGRLNNRFHFIDKLRAAVAAPPSVSVDGILVAGKAVFSALTDTLIVLVLTAYLLADMPRIRTLAYRMVPHTRRPRVILIGDEILAKVGVYVLGNLIISVIAGGLTFAWLMAFSVPYALLLSLMVALFDLIPVAGSTIAGVIVAAVTLTVSVPLCVDTIAYFIIYRLLEDYYLIPRIIGRAVKVPALLTIVAVLVGGALLGVIGALVAIPVAAAVLLIIREILIPRLDEA, from the coding sequence GTGTCCTGGCTGGTCGAGCACCGCTGGCCCCGATGGGCCGGTGTTGTCCTGATGCTCCTGTTGATTCTGTGCGTAGTCGGCGGCTTCCTCGCCGCCGCGATCCCACCACTGATCACCCAAAGGCAGCAGTTGATCGACAACGCCCCGACCTATTTGCAGCACGCCCAGGCCCACAACAGCTTCATCGGTCGGCTCAACAATCGATTCCACTTCATCGACAAACTGCGGGCCGCAGTTGCTGCGCCTCCATCAGTCAGCGTGGACGGGATCCTCGTCGCCGGCAAGGCAGTGTTCTCCGCATTGACCGACACGCTGATCGTGCTGGTCCTCACGGCCTACCTGCTCGCAGACATGCCAAGGATCCGGACCCTGGCCTATCGGATGGTCCCGCACACCCGTCGGCCCCGGGTCATCCTGATCGGCGACGAGATCCTGGCCAAGGTCGGCGTCTACGTACTGGGCAATCTGATCATCTCCGTCATCGCCGGCGGCCTGACGTTCGCCTGGCTGATGGCCTTCTCCGTGCCCTATGCGCTGCTGCTGTCGCTGATGGTCGCCCTGTTCGACCTCATCCCGGTCGCCGGCTCCACCATCGCCGGCGTCATCGTCGCAGCCGTTACGTTGACCGTCTCCGTACCATTGTGCGTGGACACGATCGCCTATTTCATCATCTACCGGCTGCTCGAGGACTACTACCTCATCCCGCGGATCATTGGAAGGGCCGTGAAAGTGCCTGCCCTGCTCACCATCGTCGCCGTGCTCGTCGGCGGCGCGCTGCTGGGCGTCATCGGCGCCCTGGTCGCCATCCCGGTCGCCGCCGCCGTGCTGCTCATCATCAGGGAGATACTCATCCCTCGCCTGGATGAAGCCTGA
- a CDS encoding serine/threonine-protein kinase: MSDPLEPTQSHPGPMASLAGVSEGTVLDGRYRLEELLGRGGTAEVYRATDELLGRAVAVKVFDSRLTDLNTVVRQRNEMRVLATLNHPNLIAVHDARIAGGSGTEALVTPASGVTSSGHTYLVMELVPGLTLADLLSRGPLPTTEVARLGFVLAAVLTMLHSGDLVHRDIKPANILVADSGQIKLGDFGLARILTAENRLTTGAEVMGTAAYFSPEQARGSEVGPSADIYSLGLVLLECLTGAKEFPGQPVEAAVARLLRDPVVPDDLTPPWPKLLTAMTDSNPARRPTAAQVADTLQQHFEATPAGHHPPVSTLPAQGPESMEAATAGWSTSLSPFMLTGDTVPARRHRRRAGLLLASGTGAAAIVAVSLMIAQSDATTPISTPTVVGATTRTPSTAGSLPGRVTAVTHSPATTKRPSTERAISPAGPTSPKSVPPARSTSVQEVAVVTSGEHSPTRSSATPTTPQASNPAASPAVTSTQPIPPAPVTSTRQSTPTTSSAPSSAKSTPPTTKAPKRTTAAPTTKPKKPKK, from the coding sequence GTGAGTGACCCGCTGGAACCGACGCAATCCCATCCTGGGCCGATGGCGTCCTTGGCCGGCGTATCGGAGGGGACCGTCCTTGACGGTCGGTACCGGCTGGAGGAGCTTCTGGGCCGCGGAGGTACCGCCGAGGTTTATCGGGCGACCGATGAGCTGCTGGGCCGGGCGGTGGCGGTGAAGGTCTTCGATTCCCGGCTGACCGATCTGAACACCGTCGTGCGTCAGCGCAACGAGATGCGGGTGCTGGCGACTCTCAATCACCCGAACCTGATCGCGGTGCACGACGCGCGCATCGCCGGTGGCTCCGGAACTGAGGCACTGGTTACTCCCGCTTCCGGAGTGACGTCGTCGGGCCACACGTATCTGGTCATGGAGCTCGTGCCGGGATTGACCTTGGCCGACCTGCTGTCCCGTGGTCCGCTGCCGACGACTGAAGTCGCGCGCCTTGGGTTTGTCCTGGCGGCGGTCCTGACGATGCTCCACAGCGGTGATCTGGTCCACCGGGACATCAAGCCAGCGAACATCCTGGTGGCCGACTCGGGTCAGATCAAGCTGGGCGATTTCGGGCTGGCCCGCATCCTCACCGCCGAGAACCGCCTGACGACCGGCGCGGAGGTCATGGGCACCGCCGCCTATTTCAGCCCGGAACAGGCCCGCGGCAGCGAGGTCGGTCCGTCGGCCGACATCTACTCGCTGGGTTTGGTGCTGCTGGAATGCCTCACCGGCGCCAAAGAATTCCCCGGACAACCGGTAGAAGCCGCGGTGGCCCGGCTGCTGCGCGACCCAGTCGTGCCCGACGACCTGACACCGCCGTGGCCGAAACTGCTGACCGCGATGACCGACAGCAACCCGGCCCGGCGGCCCACCGCAGCCCAAGTCGCCGACACCCTGCAGCAGCACTTCGAGGCCACCCCGGCCGGTCATCATCCACCGGTGTCCACACTGCCCGCCCAGGGGCCGGAGTCGATGGAGGCCGCCACCGCCGGGTGGTCCACTTCGCTGAGCCCGTTCATGCTCACCGGCGACACGGTCCCGGCGCGACGCCACCGCCGACGCGCCGGCCTCCTCCTAGCCAGCGGGACCGGAGCCGCAGCCATCGTGGCCGTCAGTCTCATGATCGCGCAATCGGACGCGACCACTCCGATCAGCACCCCCACGGTCGTCGGGGCCACCACCCGGACCCCGTCGACTGCCGGATCCCTACCGGGCCGGGTAACCGCGGTGACCCACTCCCCGGCAACCACCAAACGGCCCAGCACCGAACGGGCCATCTCACCGGCCGGGCCCACGTCCCCAAAATCCGTTCCGCCGGCCCGGTCCACCAGCGTGCAGGAGGTAGCGGTGGTGACCTCGGGAGAGCACTCGCCAACGCGCAGCTCGGCGACACCGACAACGCCTCAGGCCAGCAACCCTGCTGCTTCGCCGGCTGTGACTTCCACCCAGCCGATCCCACCGGCGCCGGTCACCTCGACACGGCAGTCCACGCCCACCACATCGAGCGCCCCAAGCAGCGCCAAGAGCACGCCGCCGACGACCAAGGCGCCGAAACGTACCACTGCGGCACCAACGACTAAACCGAAGAAGCCCAAGAAGTAG
- a CDS encoding CsbD family protein: MTMGDKIKHTAEEAGGKVKEGAGRATGNEQLEAERKGDQASANIKQAGDKAKGAVDDALDR, encoded by the coding sequence ATGACGATGGGTGACAAGATCAAGCACACCGCCGAGGAAGCCGGCGGGAAGGTCAAGGAAGGTGCCGGGCGTGCCACCGGCAACGAGCAGCTCGAAGCCGAAAGGAAAGGCGACCAGGCCTCGGCCAACATCAAGCAGGCCGGCGACAAGGCCAAGGGCGCCGTCGATGACGCACTGGACCGCTGA
- a CDS encoding DUF2382 domain-containing protein has product MTYAQGPEAYVGKTAVDPQGDKIGSVGEVYVNDESGQPDWITVNTGLFGMKENFAPLRGSTFDGDNLVLPFDKSVVKDAPDVPDSSHLDPDEQQSLYSYYGQYLGGAAGTYAETGTNNEYARGNTRGAHGYDTSGPTTDEAMTRSEEHLNVGTQQVEAGRARLRKYVVTEQQTVSVPVSHEEVRIEREPITDASRGDAVDGPAISEEEHEVVLHAEQPVISTEAVPVERVKIGTETVTENQNVSGEVRKEQVEVEDGTTTVDPDARTQNR; this is encoded by the coding sequence ATGACTTACGCACAGGGCCCGGAAGCCTACGTCGGCAAGACCGCCGTCGATCCGCAGGGCGACAAGATCGGCTCGGTCGGCGAGGTCTACGTCAACGACGAGTCCGGCCAACCGGACTGGATCACCGTCAACACCGGCCTGTTCGGCATGAAGGAGAACTTCGCACCGCTGCGCGGCTCCACCTTCGACGGCGACAACCTGGTGCTGCCGTTCGACAAGTCCGTCGTGAAGGATGCGCCGGACGTTCCGGACTCCTCGCATCTGGACCCCGACGAGCAGCAGTCCCTGTACTCCTACTACGGCCAATACCTCGGCGGCGCCGCCGGCACATACGCCGAAACCGGTACGAACAACGAATACGCGAGGGGCAACACCCGCGGCGCCCACGGCTACGACACGTCCGGCCCCACCACCGACGAGGCGATGACCCGTTCCGAGGAGCACCTCAATGTCGGCACCCAGCAGGTCGAGGCCGGCCGGGCCCGGCTCCGTAAGTACGTGGTGACCGAGCAGCAGACCGTCTCCGTCCCGGTCTCCCACGAGGAGGTCCGCATCGAGCGGGAGCCGATCACCGACGCCAGCCGCGGTGACGCCGTTGATGGCCCGGCCATCTCCGAGGAGGAACACGAAGTGGTGCTGCACGCCGAGCAGCCCGTTATCTCCACCGAGGCAGTCCCGGTCGAGCGGGTCAAGATCGGCACCGAGACGGTCACCGAGAACCAGAACGTCTCCGGTGAAGTCCGTAAGGAGCAGGTCGAGGTCGAAGACGGCACCACCACCGTCGACCCAGACGCCCGCACGCAGAACCGCTGA
- a CDS encoding phage holin family protein, translating to METSNDTPRSLGELISEITTDLSTLMRQEVELAKAELTQSAKRAGKGTGLFAGAGGAGHFVLLFLSISLWWALGDHLGYGWSALIVAILWGIAAAVMALMGKKEFSAIRGLDRTSETLGKIPNAVKGNEQENR from the coding sequence ATCGAAACGTCGAACGACACGCCGCGGTCCCTGGGCGAGTTGATCAGCGAGATCACCACCGATCTGTCCACGTTGATGCGGCAGGAGGTGGAACTGGCCAAGGCAGAGCTGACCCAGTCCGCAAAACGCGCTGGAAAGGGCACCGGGCTGTTCGCAGGCGCCGGCGGGGCCGGACATTTCGTGCTGTTGTTCCTGTCGATCTCATTGTGGTGGGCGTTGGGTGATCATCTGGGCTACGGGTGGTCGGCGTTGATCGTCGCCATCCTGTGGGGCATTGCCGCCGCGGTGATGGCGCTGATGGGCAAGAAGGAATTTTCCGCGATCCGCGGTTTGGATCGCACCAGTGAAACGCTCGGCAAGATTCCGAACGCGGTCAAGGGCAACGAACAGGAGAACCGATGA
- a CDS encoding DUF3618 domain-containing protein translates to MSNDPDVIRAQIEQTRAGLSSDVNELGEKVSPAQIAKRQRDKVKGRVMTVKDHIMGAADTAKSSTGGAMSSAGDAVSDAPGMVAQHTKGSPVAAGLIAFGAGMLLSALIPASKPEAQAAAAIKEQAQPLVDQLTSTAKEAAGNLQEPAQHALESVKTTASDAVDTVKDEGSSAVDDVKGQAQDAKDTVQQHVSDS, encoded by the coding sequence ATGAGCAACGACCCCGACGTCATCCGCGCCCAGATCGAACAGACCCGGGCCGGCCTGTCCAGCGACGTCAACGAACTCGGCGAGAAGGTCAGCCCGGCGCAGATCGCCAAACGTCAAAGGGACAAAGTGAAGGGTAGAGTCATGACGGTCAAGGACCACATCATGGGCGCCGCCGACACCGCGAAAAGCTCCACCGGCGGCGCGATGTCCTCGGCTGGCGACGCGGTCAGTGACGCCCCAGGGATGGTGGCCCAGCATACCAAGGGCAGCCCGGTGGCCGCCGGGTTGATCGCGTTCGGCGCCGGGATGCTGCTGTCCGCCCTGATCCCGGCGTCAAAGCCAGAGGCGCAAGCCGCCGCCGCGATCAAGGAGCAGGCGCAGCCCCTGGTCGATCAGCTGACCTCGACGGCGAAGGAGGCCGCGGGCAACTTGCAGGAACCGGCTCAACATGCGCTGGAGTCGGTGAAGACCACCGCATCGGACGCCGTCGACACAGTGAAGGACGAAGGCAGTTCCGCGGTCGATGACGTCAAGGGCCAGGCGCAGGACGCGAAAGACACCGTGCAGCAACACGTATCGGACAGTTGA
- a CDS encoding YihY/virulence factor BrkB family protein has translation MNQHSSGSKAQTAPDPDDDRKPDDLGDLTKRSWKFILKKTIRVFSKDQCTDLAAGLTYYAVLAVFPALLAIISLLSLFNQGPSGTDALMGIVKDVAPSAADTLQGTVTQLSSSHAGGIGLIIGLAGALWSASGYIGAFGRAMNRVYEIDEGRPFYKLRPVMLLVTVIAVILAALVAVVLVVSGPIARAVGAAIGLGGTAVTVWNIGKWPIILVVVIAVIAVLYYATPNIKQPKFRWISVGAVIAVLVWIVASVGFGFYVANFSRYNKTYGSLAGVIVFLLWLWITNLALLFGAEIDAEIERGRQLQAGIAAEESLHLPPRDTKASDKLAAKDEKEIAEARAIRDGPANSSRRPATRTLHSPSGQGERDSSLARDGHH, from the coding sequence ATGAACCAGCACAGCAGCGGGAGCAAGGCCCAGACCGCACCGGACCCGGACGACGACCGCAAACCCGATGATCTGGGTGATCTGACCAAAAGATCCTGGAAGTTCATCCTGAAAAAGACAATCCGGGTATTCTCCAAGGACCAGTGCACCGACCTGGCCGCCGGATTGACCTACTACGCCGTACTGGCCGTGTTCCCCGCCCTGTTGGCCATCATCTCCCTACTGAGCCTGTTCAACCAGGGCCCCAGCGGCACTGACGCACTCATGGGCATCGTCAAAGACGTTGCCCCCAGCGCCGCCGACACCCTGCAGGGCACCGTGACGCAGCTCAGCTCCAGCCATGCCGGCGGCATCGGCCTGATCATCGGCCTGGCTGGGGCGTTGTGGTCGGCCTCGGGTTACATCGGGGCGTTCGGTCGCGCGATGAACCGGGTGTATGAGATCGACGAGGGCAGGCCGTTCTACAAACTTCGCCCGGTCATGCTGCTCGTCACCGTCATCGCGGTCATCCTGGCCGCGCTGGTTGCGGTGGTCCTCGTCGTGTCTGGGCCTATCGCGCGGGCGGTGGGCGCGGCGATCGGATTGGGCGGCACTGCGGTCACCGTCTGGAACATCGGCAAGTGGCCGATCATCCTGGTTGTCGTCATTGCGGTCATCGCGGTCCTGTACTACGCCACACCGAACATCAAGCAACCGAAGTTTCGGTGGATCAGTGTCGGCGCCGTCATCGCCGTGCTCGTCTGGATTGTGGCGTCGGTCGGCTTCGGGTTCTACGTCGCCAACTTCTCCCGCTACAACAAAACCTACGGCTCTCTGGCCGGCGTCATCGTGTTCTTGCTGTGGCTCTGGATCACCAACCTGGCGTTGCTGTTCGGCGCCGAGATCGACGCCGAGATCGAACGAGGGCGACAGCTGCAGGCCGGGATCGCCGCGGAGGAGTCGTTGCACCTCCCACCCCGGGACACCAAAGCCAGCGACAAACTCGCCGCCAAAGACGAAAAGGAAATCGCCGAGGCTCGCGCCATCCGTGACGGCCCAGCCAATAGTTCACGGCGGCCGGCTACCCGAACATTGCACTCGCCATCCGGGCAAGGCGAGCGCGATTCGTCCCTGGCGCGCGACGGACATCACTGA
- a CDS encoding TetR/AcrR family transcriptional regulator, whose protein sequence is MATAGADPDSPETLGAAAAPRTPVTNRDTITRQKVILAAVQVIDTEGLRQFTLRRVAQVFGVETMALYHYISSREALLDAVVEHVIDELYGDPDVHLHTDNWPDYLVRLAHGVRRIALAHPLLFPLIATRPPAAPWVKPPLRSLRWMESFLQTLRDCGFGPAASVAAYRAFSSLLLGHLLLEVSTHGAETSPIEQEPPGRADPADLSNYPVLLSLEKELTEDHAAEEFEVTLEMLLDRLDLMKPASAQQRRRHD, encoded by the coding sequence ATGGCAACGGCCGGCGCAGATCCAGACTCCCCCGAAACCCTCGGTGCAGCGGCTGCACCGAGGACGCCGGTCACCAACCGCGACACCATCACCCGGCAGAAGGTCATCCTGGCGGCCGTCCAGGTGATCGACACCGAGGGCCTGCGGCAATTCACCTTGCGCCGCGTTGCCCAGGTCTTCGGAGTGGAGACTATGGCGCTCTATCACTACATCTCCAGTCGTGAAGCGCTGCTGGACGCGGTGGTCGAGCACGTCATCGACGAGCTTTACGGCGACCCGGACGTGCACCTGCACACCGACAACTGGCCCGACTACCTAGTCCGTCTGGCCCACGGTGTGCGCCGCATCGCTCTGGCCCACCCGCTGCTGTTCCCGCTGATCGCCACTCGGCCGCCGGCGGCTCCATGGGTCAAACCCCCTCTGCGGAGCCTGCGGTGGATGGAATCGTTCCTGCAAACCCTCCGCGATTGCGGCTTCGGCCCGGCGGCATCGGTCGCGGCCTACCGCGCATTCTCCAGCCTTCTACTCGGACATTTGCTCCTGGAGGTGTCCACGCATGGCGCCGAGACGAGCCCCATCGAGCAGGAACCCCCCGGACGGGCCGACCCGGCCGACCTGAGCAACTACCCGGTGCTGCTGAGCCTGGAGAAGGAGCTGACCGAAGACCACGCCGCCGAAGAGTTCGAGGTCACCCTCGAGATGCTGCTGGATCGGCTGGACCTGATGAAGCCGGCATCTGCCCAACAACGTCGGCGACATGATTGA
- a CDS encoding IS30 family transposase, with translation MPGFAANKMPAAVKRRYFELIRTGLSGAAASEMVGVSLSCGSLWFIDAGSVSYVDTPISNRYLNQDDRIEIADGLARGEPVKSIAARIGRSFQTVYREIARNSKADGRYQPWFAHNQAHERRRRPKPHRFAADDQLRAVVAGKLKTRWSPGQISRWLRRSYRNRPDWHVCAETIYAGVYRGLICAATPSNLRTARIYRHRRGRGRTREGAMKQLTKMKSISNRPAVVERRGQVGHWEGDLIIGAGQRSAIATLVERKTRHTVLVPLPDGHSAQSVGDALIAVFAGMPPALRRTLTWDQGNEMIHHDRIERATKIKIYFADPHSPWQRGSNENTNGLLRQYFPKGTDLSLITAAHLAQVTAEMNSRPRLCLADRTPAQLMRRWDRRLATQ, from the coding sequence ATGCCTGGATTCGCTGCCAACAAGATGCCGGCTGCGGTCAAACGACGATATTTTGAGCTGATCCGAACTGGCCTGTCCGGGGCTGCGGCGTCGGAGATGGTCGGCGTGTCCTTGAGCTGCGGATCGCTGTGGTTCATCGACGCTGGCAGCGTGAGCTATGTCGATACGCCGATCAGCAACCGCTACCTCAATCAGGACGACCGGATCGAGATCGCCGACGGGCTGGCCCGGGGAGAGCCGGTGAAGTCGATCGCTGCCCGCATCGGTCGCAGCTTCCAGACCGTTTATCGGGAGATCGCCAGGAACAGCAAGGCCGACGGCAGATATCAGCCGTGGTTCGCCCACAACCAAGCCCACGAGCGACGTCGGCGACCCAAGCCGCACCGATTCGCCGCGGACGACCAACTTCGCGCAGTGGTCGCCGGCAAGCTCAAGACCCGATGGTCGCCGGGACAGATCAGTCGATGGCTGCGGCGCAGCTACCGCAATCGACCCGATTGGCACGTCTGCGCCGAGACCATCTACGCGGGCGTCTACCGCGGGCTGATCTGCGCCGCGACCCCTAGCAACCTGCGTACGGCCCGTATCTACCGCCACCGCAGAGGTAGGGGCCGAACCCGTGAAGGCGCGATGAAGCAGTTGACCAAGATGAAGTCGATCTCAAACCGGCCGGCCGTGGTCGAGCGTCGCGGTCAGGTCGGTCACTGGGAAGGTGACCTCATCATCGGTGCGGGACAACGGTCTGCGATCGCAACACTGGTCGAACGCAAGACCAGACACACCGTCCTGGTCCCACTGCCCGACGGACATTCGGCCCAATCCGTCGGTGACGCACTGATCGCTGTGTTCGCCGGCATGCCACCAGCGCTGCGTCGCACACTGACCTGGGACCAGGGCAACGAGATGATTCACCACGACCGGATCGAACGGGCCACCAAGATCAAAATCTACTTCGCGGATCCACACTCACCCTGGCAGCGAGGCAGCAACGAAAACACCAACGGCCTCTTGAGACAGTACTTTCCGAAGGGCACCGACCTCTCGCTCATCACCGCCGCCCACCTCGCTCAGGTAACAGCGGAAATGAACTCGCGACCACGCCTGTGCCTGGCGGATCGCACACCAGCACAGCTCATGCGACGCTGGGACCGCCGACTGGCAACTCAATGA